Proteins from one Hemibagrus wyckioides isolate EC202008001 linkage group LG16, SWU_Hwy_1.0, whole genome shotgun sequence genomic window:
- the timm10b gene encoding LOW QUALITY PROTEIN: mitochondrial import inner membrane translocase subunit Tim10 B (The sequence of the model RefSeq protein was modified relative to this genomic sequence to represent the inferred CDS: inserted 2 bases in 1 codon), producing MDPAGQLRNLRDFLLVYNRMTEICFQRCTNNFNYRNLTMDEERCADNCAGKLIRSNHRLMGTYVQLMPAMVQRRMEEMESKAAEIAKATEAVGPVEPLAGGLNSSDAPSSVMTSTLATPPPGVQTPTSAAEQAGTAATSGTIQSAPSLSTNEALGSPLPVPIVTESAHIPAAEPTVVVXHPCKHPQK from the exons ATGGATCCCGCCGGACAACTGCGGAAT CTTCGGGACTTCCTCCTGGTATATAATCGAATGACGGAAATTTGCTTCCAGCGATGCACGAACAATTTCAACTACAGAAATCTGACAATGGATGAA gagcGTTGTGCAGACAACTGTGCTGGTAAACTAATCCGTTCCAACCATCGTCTAATGGGCACATATGTACAGCTGATGCCAGCCATGGTTCAACGGCGAATGGAGGAAATGGAGAGCAAAGCTGCAGAAATAGCAAAGGCAACCGAAGCAGTAGGCCCAGTGGAGCCCCTCGCTGGAGGATTAAATTCATCAGATGCTCCATCCTCAGTCATGACATCTACTCTTGCTACACCACCACCAGGTGTGCAGACACCCACATCTGCTGCAGAACAAGCAGGGACAGCAGCTACCAGTGGCACAATCCAATCTGCACCATCACTATCTACTAATGAGGCATTGGGTTCACCTTTACCAGTCCCGATTGTTACAGAAAGTGCACACATACCTGCAGCTGAGCCAACGGTAGTAGT TCATCCATGCAAGCATCCTCAGAAGTGA
- the LOC131366503 gene encoding uncharacterized protein LOC131366503 isoform X1, whose product MVDPCYTGLSITSIALLMSVGLNIFLYYLRRRDRQNRDVGMPLYQDSFHSDRFEDEERQDQDNPIYGNIFVDGVGGSMSMAEYGNNVQMPKQVTRQDEKSDPEDVSYASLDLRLAQKRKKKKRYQERQNQMHMVQTHAAPVPQKRCMERGANYDVALPSRTSSLIVSRSSIYLNSHQVALETEELQREREREKERETEWKSTHEWEMMMKLHGNTDHSLGSSESCHDQGS is encoded by the exons ATGG TGGATCCATGCTATACGGGGCTGTCAATAACGTCTATAGCACTGTTAATGTCTGTAGgtttaaacatttttctttattaccTGAGAAGAAGAGACAGACAAAACAGAG atgttGGGATGCCGTTGTACCAAGATTCTTTCCATAGTGACAG gtTTGAGGATGAAGAACGACAAGATCAAGACAATCCTATATATGGAAACATCTTTGTAGATGGAGTTGGAG gaTCCATGTCAATGGCTGAATATGGAAACAACGTACAAATGCCAAAACAAGTCACAAGACAAGATGAAAAG TCTGACCCAGAAGATGTTTCTTATGCATCCTTGGATTTGCGACTTGCTCAGAAAcgtaagaaaaagaagagataCCAGGAGAGACAGAATCAGATGCATATGGTTCAGACTCATGCTGCTCCTGTGCCACAGAAGAGGTGCATGGAAAGGGGAGCCAACTATGACGTCGCTCTGCCTTCACGGACCAGCAGCCTCATTGTGTCCCGCAGCAGCATCTACCTCAACAGCCATCAAGTAGCACTGGAGACGGAggagctacagagagagagagaacgagaaaaggagagagagacagaatggaaAAGTACTCATGAgtgggagatgatgatgaaattGCATGGCAACACTGATCACAGTCTGGGTTCATCAGAGTCATGTCATGATCAAGGCAGCTAA
- the LOC131366503 gene encoding uncharacterized protein LOC131366503 isoform X2, with product MSVGLNIFLYYLRRRDRQNRDVGMPLYQDSFHSDRFEDEERQDQDNPIYGNIFVDGVGGSMSMAEYGNNVQMPKQVTRQDEKSDPEDVSYASLDLRLAQKRKKKKRYQERQNQMHMVQTHAAPVPQKRCMERGANYDVALPSRTSSLIVSRSSIYLNSHQVALETEELQREREREKERETEWKSTHEWEMMMKLHGNTDHSLGSSESCHDQGS from the exons ATGTCTGTAGgtttaaacatttttctttattaccTGAGAAGAAGAGACAGACAAAACAGAG atgttGGGATGCCGTTGTACCAAGATTCTTTCCATAGTGACAG gtTTGAGGATGAAGAACGACAAGATCAAGACAATCCTATATATGGAAACATCTTTGTAGATGGAGTTGGAG gaTCCATGTCAATGGCTGAATATGGAAACAACGTACAAATGCCAAAACAAGTCACAAGACAAGATGAAAAG TCTGACCCAGAAGATGTTTCTTATGCATCCTTGGATTTGCGACTTGCTCAGAAAcgtaagaaaaagaagagataCCAGGAGAGACAGAATCAGATGCATATGGTTCAGACTCATGCTGCTCCTGTGCCACAGAAGAGGTGCATGGAAAGGGGAGCCAACTATGACGTCGCTCTGCCTTCACGGACCAGCAGCCTCATTGTGTCCCGCAGCAGCATCTACCTCAACAGCCATCAAGTAGCACTGGAGACGGAggagctacagagagagagagaacgagaaaaggagagagagacagaatggaaAAGTACTCATGAgtgggagatgatgatgaaattGCATGGCAACACTGATCACAGTCTGGGTTCATCAGAGTCATGTCATGATCAAGGCAGCTAA